One genomic region from Podarcis raffonei isolate rPodRaf1 chromosome Z, rPodRaf1.pri, whole genome shotgun sequence encodes:
- the LOC128406402 gene encoding inositol-trisphosphate 3-kinase C-like, with protein MPSAPPTPSAPAGPAAPPCSGPSSSGGPVGSGDVQNKPWKNLGYMVQCSPCVVSLRMRCPWVQLAGHAGNFRAGGLGRILKKYCPGEQQCLERLVCDALQPYVPAYYGVVERDGETYIQMQDLLSGFDKPSIMDCKMGVRTYLEEELEKARQQPCPRRDLYDKMVAVDPAAPTAEEHAQSAILKPRYMQWRETLSSTTTLGFRIEGIKKADGTFNTSFKKTRQPEEVTQAFWNFVDGDRRVLTSYLERLKEVRLALEQSEFFKTHEVVGSSLLFVHDRRGLARVWMIDFGKTVPLPEKQTLTHRLPWQEGKREDGYLWGLDNLIAIWERMLGE; from the coding sequence ATGCCTTCGGCACCCCCGACGCCCTCGGCCCCTGCCGGGCCGGCCGCGCCCCCCTGTTCCGGTCCCAGCAGCAGCGGAGGTCCCGTCGGCTCCGGAGACGTCCAGAACAAGCCCTGGAAGAACCTGGGGTACATGGTGCAATGTTCGCCCTGTGTGGTTTCTCTTCGCATGCGCTGCCCCTGGGTCCAGCTGGCGGGCCATGCAGGCAACTTCAGAGCCGGGGGTTTGGGCCGCATCCTGAAGAAGTACTGCCCCGGCGAGCAGCAATGCCTGGAGCGCCTGGTGTGCGACGCGCTGCAGCCCTACGTCCCGGCCTATTATGGGGTGGTGGAGCGCGATGGGGAGACCTACATCCAGATGCAGGACCTTCTGTCCGGCTTTGACAAGCCCTCcatcatggactgcaagatgggAGTCAGGACTTACCTCGAGGAGGAACTGGAGAAGGCAAGGCAGCAGCCCTGTCCGCGCAGAGACCTGTACGACAAGATGGTGGCTGTGGACCCGGCGGCTCCCACGGCGGAAGAGCATGCGCAGAGTGCCATCCTGAAGCCCCGCTACATGCAGTGGAGGGAGACCCTCAGCTCCACGACCACGCTGGGCTTCCGCATCGAAGGCATCAAGAAAGCTGATGGCACCTTCAACACCAGCTTCAAGAAGACCCGCCAGCCGGAGGAGGTGACCCAGGCCTTCTGGAACTTTGTGGACGGAGACAGGAGAGTCCTGACCAGCTACCTGGAGCGACTGAAGGAAGTCAGGCTGGCGCTCGAACAGTCTGAGTTCTTCAAGACACACGAGGTAGTGGGCAGCTCTCTTCTCTTCGTCCACGACCGGAGGGGTCTGGCGCGGGTGTGGATGATCGACTTTGGCAAGACGGTGCCGCTGCCCGAGAAGCAGACTCTGACTCACCGCCTGccctggcaggaaggcaaacgcgAGGACGGATACCTCTGGGGCCTGGACAACCTCATCGCCATCTGGGAGAGGATGTTGGGGGAGTGA